The Aeromicrobium senzhongii genome includes a window with the following:
- a CDS encoding MFS transporter, producing the protein MSSFTSSTTRAGRREWTALAVLMIPVLLVSVDNTVLSFALPEISQSLRPGGNQLMWIVDIYALMLAGLLIAMGSLGDRIGRRRLLVIGAVGFGGASALAAFSSSPEMLIAGRALLGFFGATLMPSTLSLIRNIFEDARDRRTAIAAWASMFSGGAVLGPVVGGYLLEHFWWGSVFLLNVPMIIVFVPLALATIPESRDPQPGPFDPISVVLSLLAMVPLVFAIKHGAGHGLDDTTLASLALGIVAGWLFVRRQQRSSSPMLDLTLFRNPVFSGALAANALSLMALAGFLFFGAQLLQLVLGLSPMESALVLVPGSVATMVAGFAAVRVVEHIPPRTLVPLSFVLSAGGYALAAFTGHPTVVSVMVAFTILGIGIGLAETITNDLILSSVPPQKAGAASAISETAYEIGAVLGTAVLGSVLTATFRSNLTIPSVAQYGENENAFETLGSTMQFAEKFGDPVQGWIEASAASAFDLGVQFTAGAAIFVALGAALVSRRTLRRG; encoded by the coding sequence ATGTCGTCGTTCACCTCCTCCACCACGCGCGCCGGCCGCCGCGAATGGACCGCGCTGGCCGTGCTGATGATCCCTGTCCTGCTCGTGTCGGTGGACAACACGGTGCTGTCCTTCGCCCTGCCGGAGATCAGTCAGTCGCTGCGCCCGGGCGGCAACCAGCTGATGTGGATCGTCGACATCTACGCCCTGATGCTGGCGGGGCTGCTCATCGCGATGGGCAGCCTCGGCGACCGGATCGGGCGCCGTCGCCTGCTCGTGATCGGCGCGGTCGGATTCGGTGGCGCGTCGGCCCTCGCCGCCTTCAGCTCGTCCCCCGAGATGCTGATCGCCGGCCGGGCGTTGCTCGGGTTCTTCGGTGCGACGCTGATGCCCTCGACGCTGTCGCTGATCCGCAACATCTTCGAGGACGCGCGCGACCGCCGGACGGCCATCGCCGCCTGGGCCTCGATGTTCTCCGGCGGCGCCGTGCTCGGCCCGGTCGTGGGTGGCTACCTGCTGGAGCACTTCTGGTGGGGCTCGGTCTTCCTGCTGAACGTCCCGATGATCATCGTCTTCGTGCCGCTCGCCCTGGCGACGATCCCGGAGTCCCGCGATCCCCAGCCGGGCCCGTTCGATCCGATCTCGGTGGTCCTGTCGCTGCTCGCGATGGTGCCGCTGGTCTTCGCGATCAAGCACGGCGCCGGCCACGGTCTGGACGACACGACCCTCGCGTCGCTGGCGCTGGGCATCGTGGCCGGGTGGCTGTTCGTCCGCCGCCAGCAGCGCAGCTCCTCGCCGATGCTGGACCTGACGCTGTTCCGCAACCCCGTGTTCAGCGGGGCGCTCGCGGCCAACGCGCTCAGCCTCATGGCGCTCGCCGGCTTCCTGTTCTTCGGTGCCCAGTTGCTGCAGCTGGTGCTGGGCCTGTCGCCGATGGAGTCGGCGTTGGTGCTCGTCCCGGGCTCGGTCGCCACCATGGTGGCCGGCTTCGCGGCCGTGCGCGTGGTCGAGCACATCCCGCCGCGCACCCTCGTGCCGCTGAGCTTCGTCCTGTCCGCCGGCGGTTACGCGCTCGCGGCGTTCACCGGGCACCCGACGGTGGTCTCGGTGATGGTGGCCTTCACCATCTTGGGCATCGGGATCGGACTGGCAGAGACGATCACGAACGACCTGATCCTGTCCAGCGTGCCGCCGCAGAAGGCCGGTGCCGCCTCGGCGATCTCCGAGACGGCGTACGAGATCGGCGCGGTCCTCGGCACGGCCGTGCTCGGCAGCGTGCTGACCGCGACCTTCCGGTCGAACCTGACCATCCCGTCGGTCGCGCAGTACGGCGAGAACGAGAACGCCTTCGAGACGCTCGGCAGCACGATGCAGTTCGCCGAGAAGTTCGGAGACCCGGTGCAGGGCTGGATCGAGGCGTCGGCCGCGTCCGCGTTCGACCTGGGCGTCCAGTTCACGGCCGGTGCCGCGATCTTCGTCGCGCTGGGCGCGGCCCTCGTCTCGCGACGGACCCTGCGACGCGGCTGA